A window of Castanea sativa cultivar Marrone di Chiusa Pesio chromosome 1, ASM4071231v1 contains these coding sequences:
- the LOC142622104 gene encoding putative UDP-glucuronate:xylan alpha-glucuronosyltransferase 3, with product MRGPQSPIEPRHRLSTSTTEESNKRKPQRSKAFKDVARALHISVQDRNLNCKPTLKLVLVVIILGAFLTFFHSPAIHNTDHLSNSVSRETFVDSWIRDSAATQYKSVLEINWDQIENIIEKLIDRNEYQGIGLLNFNESEIDHWKQLIPDADHVNLHLDYVSNNITWESLYPEWIDEEEEFEVPTCPSLPRIKVPGKPRIDLVAVKLPCNKSGSWSRDVARFHLQLEAARIAASSKGYHPVRVLIVSDCFPIPNLFNCKELLTREGNVWLFQPNLNTWRNKLQLPVGSCELAVPLKAKENFYSERAHREAYATILHSAHVYVCGAITAAQSIRMAGSTRDLVILVDETISEYHRGGLEAAGWKIHTIQRIRNPKAEKDAYNEWNYSKFRLWQLTDYDKIIFIDADLLILRNIDFLFEMPEITAIGNNATLFNSGVMVVEPSNCTFQLLMDHINEFVSYNGGDQGYLNEVFTWWHRIPKHMNFLKHFWEGDEVEKKEMKTRLFGADPPILYVIHYLGNKPWICFRDYDCNWNVDILQEFASDVAHKRWWQVHDAMPGNLQKFCLLRSKQKAALEWDRRQAEKGNYTDGHWKIKIKDKRLKTCFEDFCFWESMLWHWGETNWTDNATVAPAPPAITTKSLSSL from the exons ATGAGAGGACCCCAAAGCCCCATTGAGCCCAGGCACCGACTCTCTACTTCAACAAC TGAAGAATCTAACAAAAGAAAGCCTCAAAGAAGTAAAGCTTTTAAAGATGTTGCAAGGGCCCTCCATATTTCTGTCCAAGATAGGAATTTAAATTGCAAACCTACATTGAAACTTGTGCTGGTGGTTATTATCTTGGGAGCCTTTTTGACGTTCTTCCACTCTCCAGCAATCCATAATACAGATCATTTATCCAATTCTGTGTCTCG GGAAACTTTTGTAGACAGCTGGATAAGAGACAGTGCTGCTACACAATATAAATCAGTTTTAGAAATTAACtgggatcaaattgaaaatattattgagAAGCTAATTGACAGGAATGAGTATCAGGGAATTGGCTTGTTAAACTTCAATGAAAGTGAGATTGATCACTGGAAGCAGCTGATACCAGATGCTGATCATGTTAATCTGCACCTGGACTATGTGTCAAACAACATAACATGGGAATCCTTATACCCCGAATGGatagatgaagaagaagaatttgagGTTCCTACTTGTCCTTCTCTACCCAGGATTAAAGTTCCTGGAAAACCACGGATTGATCTTGTTGCAGTCAAACTTCCCTGCAACAAGTCAGGGAGCTGGTCCAGAGATGTGGCTCGTTTTCACTTGCAGCTTGAAGCGGCAAGGATTGCTGCCTCTTCCAAAGGGTATCATCCAGTGCGTGTGCTTATTGTGTCTGACTGCTTCCCAATCCCAAATCTCTTCAATTGCAAGGAACTTCTCACACGTGAAGGGAATGTGTGGCTCTTTCAACCCAACCTGAATACATGGAGAAATAAGCTGCAGCTTCCAGTTGGGTCATGTGAACTTGCAGTTCCTCTCAAAGCTAAAG AAAACTTTTACTCAGAAAGAGCACACCGAGAAGCATATGCCACAATCCTGCACTCTGCACATGTATATGTTTGTGGGGCTATCACTGCAGCTCAGAGTATCCGTATGGCTGGTTCAACACGAGATCTTGTGATACTTGTTGATGAAACAATTAGTGAATATCACAGAGGAGGATTGGAGGCTGCTGGGTGGAAGATCCATACTATTCAAAGGATCAGGAACCCAAAAGCTGAGAAGGATGCATATAATGAATGGAACTACAGCAAATTCCGTCTTTGGCAGTTGACAGATTATGACAAGATCATTTTCATCGATGCTGACCTTCTCATTCTAAGGAATATTGATTTCCTGTTTGAGATGCCAGAAATAACTGCCATAGGAAATAATGCTACTCTGTTCAACTCAGGAGTTATGGTGGTTGAACCATCAAATTGTACATTCCAGCTGCTAATGGATCACATCAATGAGTTTGTGTCCTATAACGGTGGGGACCAGGGGTATCTGAATGAAGTCTTCACATGGTGGCACCGGATTCCCAAACATATGAACTTCTTGAAGCACTTCTGGGAAGGCGATGAGGTGGAGAAGAAGGAGATGAAAACTCGTCTCTTTGGGGCTGATCCTCCAATCCTTTATGTCATCCATTACCTGGGTAATAAGCCATGGATCTGCTTCCGGGACTATGACTGCAACTGGAATGTGGACATTTTGCAGGAGTTTGCCAGTGACGTTGCACATAAAAGGTGGTGGCAGGTGCATGATGCCATGCCAGGAAATTTGCAGAAGTTTTGTTTGCTCAGGTCTAAGCAAAAGGCGGCATTGGAATGGGATCGGAGGCAAGCGGAGAAAGGAAATTACACCGATGGTCATTGGAAAATTAAGATAAAAGACAAGCGTTTAAAGACATGTTTTGAGGATTTCTGCTTCTGGGAGAGCATGTTATGGCACTGGGGTGAAACGAATTGGACAGATAATGCTACCGTTGCTCCAGCCCCACCTGCAATTACTACCAAATCTCTATCCTCTTTGTGA
- the LOC142605563 gene encoding uncharacterized protein LOC142605563, which translates to MESITRCYPASTPSFLSFHKQKQRPTSTSTSTSTHTNFNFSFPFCYRNSTNFFLFFKSHHTNNNNIIYARNNRNTTSSESDPVLQPTIIQQVLLDDDDDDDDDFQHEDESMDDDDYFQDEDDYDTNAQLYVGDGVGGGGICLAGTWWDKEALRIAEEVSLSFDGDLQLYAFKTTLNSTIQLRIDNLSNKSGSPSMEDIEAFSVTYRARLDEAQLNRSIPENISLEVSSPGVERVVQIPHELDRFKDRPMYVKYIDEVTANGSSAESDGVFRLISFDMESKCCTWGLADVRINREKAGKGRPLSRKQREWRLNTSFDSLRLVRLYSDI; encoded by the exons ATGGAATCAATAACAAGATGCTATCCTGCGTCTACTCCTTCTTTTCTTAGCTTCCACAAGCAGAAGCAGAGGcccacatccacatccacatccacatccacacACACCAATTTCAACTTCTCATTCCCATTTTGTTATAGAAACAGCACcaacttcttcctcttcttcaagTCCCAtcatactaataataataatataatttatgccCGTAACAACCGCAACACAACCTCTTCAGAATCCGACCCTGTTCTCCAACCAACCATTATTCAACAAGTTTTATTGGATGACGATGACGACGACGATGATGACTTTCAACACG aGGATGAATCcatggatgatgatgattacTTTCAAGACGAGGACGATTATGATACCAATGCTCAACTTTAT GTTGGGGATGGAGTTGGAGGGGGTGGAATTTGTCTGGCAGGGACATGGTGGGATAAAGAAGCATTAAGGATAGCTGAAGAGGTGTCTCTATCATTTGATGGTGATCTCCAACTCTATGCCTTCAAAACTACTTTAAATTCCACCATTCAACTCCGCATTGACAACCTCTCTAACAA GTCTGGTTCCCCCAGTATGGAAGATATTGAAGCCTTTTCTGTAACCTATAGAGCACGTTTAGATGAAGCACAGCTCAATAGATCTATTCCTGAGAATATATCTTTGGAG GTGTCATCTCCTGGTGTCGAAAGGGTAGTTCAGATTCCACATGAGCTGGATCGGTTCAAGGATCGGCCTATGTATGTGAAATATATTGATGAGGTTACAGCAAATGGTTCATCAGCAGAAAGTGATGGTGTTTTTAGGCTAATTTCTTTTGACATGGAAAGTAAATGTTGCACCTGGGGTTTAGCGGACGTGAGGATAAATAGAGAGAAGGCAGGGAAAGGAAGACCACTTAGCAGGAAACAAAGGGAGTGGCGTTTGAACACATCATTTGATTCCTTACGTTTAGTCCGATTGTATTctgatatttaa
- the LOC142642127 gene encoding serine carboxypeptidase-like 42: MNKRVGFFGSILRIPEMGHCWFSWVLVVLLVLLGVSVKGYPVEDLVVKLPGQPKVEFRQYAGYVDVDVKAGRSLFYYFVEAESQPDKKPLALWLNGGPGCSSIGGGAFTELGPFYPRGDGRSLRKNSMSWSRASNLLFVESPAGVGWSYSNTSSDYTCGDASTAKDMLVFLLKWYEKFPDFKSRELFLTGESYAGHYIPQLAIALLDYNAHSKGFKFNIKGVAIGNPLLRLDRDVPATYEFFWSHGMISDEVGLTIMNKCDFDDYVFASPHNQTDTCNNAINEANNIVGAYINNYDVILDVCYPSIVEQELRLRKMVSRISVGVDVCMSIERRFYFNLPEVQNALHANRTKLPYSWSMCSGVLNYSDTDGNIDILPLLKRIIQNRIPVWVFSGDQDSVVPLLGSRTLVRELAHDLKFKVTVPYGAWFHKGQVGGWATEYGNLLTFATVRGAAHMVPYAQPSRALHLFSSFVRGRRLPNTTRISIDG; encoded by the exons ATGAATAAAAGAGTGGGGTTTTTTGGGAGTATCTTGAGAATTCCTGAGATGGGTCATTGTTGGTTTAGTTGggttttggttgtgttgttggtgttgttgggGGTTAGTGTGAAGGGGTACCCAGTTGAGGATCTGGTTGTGAAACTGCCTGGACAGCCTAAGGTTGAGTTTAGACAGTATGCTGGGTATGTTGATGTGGATGTCAAGGCAGGAAGGAGTCTGTTTTACTATTTTGTTGAGGCAGAGAGCCAACCTGACAAGAAGCCCCTAGCTCTGTGGCTCAATGGAG GTCCAGGTTGTTCTTCTATTGGGGGAGGTGCCTTTACAGAGTTGGGTCCATTTTATCCTAGAGGTGATGGTCGAAGCCTTCGAAAAAATTCAATGTCATGGAGTAGAG CATCAAATCTCCTTTTTGTTGAGTCACCGGCTGGAGTAGGATGGTCATACTCGAACACAAGTTCAGATTATACTTGTGGAGATGCCTCCACTG CTAAGGATATGCTTGTATTTTTGTTGAAATGGTATGAGAAGTTTCCAGATTTCAAATCCAGAGAACTGTTTCTCACTGGAGAAAGCTATGCAG GGCATTACATACCTCAATTGGCTATTGCTCTACTGGACTATAATGCACACTCAAAGGGTTTCAAGTTCAATATCAAAGGGGTTGCT ATTGGGAATCCACTTCTAAGACTTGATCGGGATGTTCCAGCAACCTACGAATTCTTCTGGTCACATGGAATGATTTCTGATGAAGTTGGCCTTACCATCATGAACAAATGTGATTTTGATGATTATGTCTTCGCAAGTCCTCACAATCAGACAGACACTTGTAACAACGCCATAAATGAAGCAAACAACATTGTTGGCGCATATATAAACAATTACGATGTGATCCTTGATGTTTGTTATCCGTCTATAGTAGAGCAAGAGCTGAGACTTCGGAAAATG GTTTCTAGGATTAGTGTTGGGGTTGATGTGTGTATGAGCATTGAAAGACGCTTCTATTTTAACCTCCCTGAAGTTCAAAATGCTCTTCATGCAAATCGTACTAAATTACCTTATAGCTGGTCTATGTGCAGTGG TGTTCTGAATTACAGTGATACTGATGGTAACATCGACATTCTTCCCTTgctcaaaagaataatccaaaATCGTATTCCAGTTTGGGTTTTCAG TGGGGATCAAGACTCTGTTGTGCCATTACTGGGCTCCCGGACACTTGTCCGAGAATTGGCTCATGATCTGAAGTTCAAGGTTACAGTCCCATATGGAGCTTGGTTTCACAAAGGCCAG GTGGGAGGTTGGGCGACTGAGTATGgaaatttattaacttttgcCACAGTAAGGGGTGCTGCTCATATGGTACCTTATGCACAGCCATCAAGAGCATTGCATCTGTTCAGTTCATTTGTACGTGGCCGGAGATTGCCAAACACAACTCGTATTTCAATTGATGGTTAA